GGCATGACGGCGCGGCATAGGGGTACCGCGGCAGGCTGGTCCTGATGAGGAGAATTAGGCTTGGGAGAGCTGCGGACATGCAATAAAAAAAGGCCGGCCTGTTCAGGTCGGCCTTTTTCCGTGAGCAAGAGCGTTATCGCGTGAGAATGATCAGGGTGGCTATGATGGATAAAATCGACGCGATCTTGAAAATAGAGTCCACGGTGTCCATAAAGGTCTTGAAATTGTTCTGGTATTCGATTTTCTGCGGCACCACAATCACGTCCCCGGGTGCAAGCGAAGCCTCCATGACATTCTCTTTTTTATTTGAGACGATCCTGCCGTTGGCCTTGAATATGTACACATTTTTCTGCGAGGCATTTTCCTTGAACCCGCCCGCCATTTCCACATAATACTTTGCTTTAACATTCACGTTGTCGAACCTGAAGGTCGCGGGATTGAACACCTCTCCGATGACCGAAACGGTGCCCATGAGCTTTGGTACGAATATACTGTCGCCGTCCTCAAGATTGAAATTCTCGTAATGGGCGGGAACAGTAAGGTCGATCACGATCCGCCCCGTGGATCCCTGCGACCGCAGTTTGGTCAGGAGCGCCATCTGCTGCTGCAGCAGCGCCTGCGCGTCGGCCGAGCTCTGCCCCTTTGAGGCAAGATCGGTCGAGAGCTTTACCACATCCTCTTCCAGCCGGTTCACGTACTCGTCATTTCGCTTCTGCTCCAGTTTCTGCACCGATGTCCTGGTCACCAGCGCCGCGGGAAGGTATGCTTCCGGTGTAAACCCTCCGGCCCGCTCGATGAGATGTCCCAGGGTTTCTTTTTCTAAAATCACATATTCACCGGGAAAAACGAATTCGCCCTTTAGCACGACCCGCCGTTCATCCTCCCAGCCTTTTTTGGTGCGGATGTAAACCCGGTCGAATTTTTTAAGCAAGATATTGTTCAGGGAATCGTCGTTCAGCGCGCAGGAAACGCAGAAGCTTATCTTTTCGGTGGACACGATTTCGCCGTTGTAGTTACGGCGGTAAATCTCGCCGTGCTGCGGACTTGCCTCTTCGGCAAGACCGCCGGCCTTGATGATGAGGTCGCGGACCTTCATGTTTTCAAGGAGCTTCTGCTGCCCGGGGTTGGTCACGGCGCCGTCGATGGTGACATTTCTCTCAGGCTCGAAATAATCGCGCGAGTAAATAACGACTTCGTCGCGCGGCTGCAGCGGAATGTTCTGGTCTGAAGCGTGGTCGTCCAGCGCCTTTTTAAGATTGAACGGGATGAGCCGGTTAAGGAACGAAGGCGGCTCCTGGCGCAGGACAAGGGCGTAGTCGAAGTAGGTCTCGGGCTGCAGAGCATGGAAATCGGGGATAATGTCGGACACCTTTATGCCAGGCTTGTATTCATATTTGCCCGGCCGCATGACGTTGCCTGAAAGATAAACGGCGTTCTTGTTTTTTTCGACAATGGGGAAAATTTTAATGACATCACCGTCCTGTACCTCGAAATCGGGAATAGATCCCGGGGTTTCCGACGTCAGATCGAGCACCACCTGAAACTGGTTGTCTTTGTAACGCTCGACCTGGATCCGGCTGACCCATCCGGTTGGTGAAACCCCTCCCGCCAGCTGGAGCGCTTCCTTGAGCGTGGTATTAGGTTTGATTTCATATAGCGCGCTTCGCCGCACGTTGCCCGCGATGGCGACCATCTTCTTCACAACCGGGACCATGATGACATCGCCCGATTTGAGCCGAAGCCGCGTGTTGTCGCTGCCCGACATGAGAAAATCATAGAAATCGACCGTAGCGATGGTGCTACCGTTCCGCTTGAGCTGGATGTTGCGCAGCGACCCGCGCCTTGTGGGACCTCCCGCCGCAAACAGCGCGTTTGTAACGTTTGACAGCCCACTTACGGTGTAATACCCCGGCGATTTCACCTCGCCGACGATGAACACACCGATAGATCGCAATTCACCCAGGGAAACCGTTGTCTGTACGCCTTCGATGTTCTGCACGCGGTCAAGGATGTTTTTCTGCAGCGCAGTGTAG
This genomic interval from Chitinivibrionales bacterium contains the following:
- a CDS encoding SLBB domain-containing protein, yielding MTTLIFVFLFGVCFAQYQADFKDSLALMQYLKQKGLSDVEIKNLRQTMEKRVAATQAQPKDTLKRDTTLSLDTTAARKKIDSTGIFSIYENMLRNKIVDPDSLLKTLTIFGLDIFTGTKPTTFVPADYGATPADYIVGTGDEVIVLLWGRINEEYRLKIDRDGKINIPRIGPLPVAGLPYTALQKNILDRVQNIEGVQTTVSLGELRSIGVFIVGEVKSPGYYTVSGLSNVTNALFAAGGPTRRGSLRNIQLKRNGSTIATVDFYDFLMSGSDNTRLRLKSGDVIMVPVVKKMVAIAGNVRRSALYEIKPNTTLKEALQLAGGVSPTGWVSRIQVERYKDNQFQVVLDLTSETPGSIPDFEVQDGDVIKIFPIVEKNKNAVYLSGNVMRPGKYEYKPGIKVSDIIPDFHALQPETYFDYALVLRQEPPSFLNRLIPFNLKKALDDHASDQNIPLQPRDEVVIYSRDYFEPERNVTIDGAVTNPGQQKLLENMKVRDLIIKAGGLAEEASPQHGEIYRRNYNGEIVSTEKISFCVSCALNDDSLNNILLKKFDRVYIRTKKGWEDERRVVLKGEFVFPGEYVILEKETLGHLIERAGGFTPEAYLPAALVTRTSVQKLEQKRNDEYVNRLEEDVVKLSTDLASKGQSSADAQALLQQQMALLTKLRSQGSTGRIVIDLTVPAHYENFNLEDGDSIFVPKLMGTVSVIGEVFNPATFRFDNVNVKAKYYVEMAGGFKENASQKNVYIFKANGRIVSNKKENVMEASLAPGDVIVVPQKIEYQNNFKTFMDTVDSIFKIASILSIIATLIILTR